The Prunus persica cultivar Lovell chromosome G8, Prunus_persica_NCBIv2, whole genome shotgun sequence genome includes a region encoding these proteins:
- the LOC18767635 gene encoding TMV resistance protein N has product MALSTQRASASLSAESAPPRWKHDVFQSFRGADTRRGFMSHLDHELRYWQTIKTFKDDRDLEIGTTISPELLTAIEESHLAIIVLSPNYASSTWCLDELSKILECMEDTKRILPIFYDVDPSDVRNQKGSFAEAFTKHEERFSEEAEKVKRWRAALREVANLSGLDSKNYKSEAELIKNIVKCVWTKVHPTFMLSGSPENLVGIDFALEQLRLQLAPEENDVRFIGIWGMGGVGKTTLAKLVFEKISHHFELSSFLSDVREVSAKHGTLVALQRQLLFPILKEENIIRVWDEESGIFFTKTYLWNKKVLLILDDVDKLNQLEKLVGEKTWFGVGSRIIITTRNERLLVQHDIARRHKVEVLNNGQALKLFSQHAFKKNQSAEGFLELSQRVLHCAKGLPLALKTLGTLLYTRDQDAWNSVLHNVEKIPNPTVLDSLKVSYDGLEEMEKKIFLHVACFHKGKDKEKIIEILDSIWDISSLIWMDILIEKSLLTIKKNNLRSDTVEMHDLIQEMAWEIIRQESVNEPGKWSCLWHTDNISDIFMNNTGTSAIEAIVLSRPKPEVVHWNCNKAFSKTPKLRLLEFDNVIFSSGPKVLPNSLRIMRWSWYLSESLTPKFYPRFLVKLEMRHSKLVRIWDGAKDFPKLKYIDLSYSHKLASTPDFTRVPVLEELNLKSCTNLIEVHGSIAVLKRLKRLDLSDCKSIKSLPSKVEMDSLEYFSLCGCSKVKKLPEFEGHMKNLFKLILNGTAVEQIPSSIDGLVGLAVECMYSYKSLSGQILYMQRSSKLVKLPGEMECLEELELSESAMRELLVIAMKNNKYLSLHRSSTSRDDSAWFRIRKSHPDPAPDPLGLVLSSINGLFSLTSLDLSDCNIGEGVIPDYIGCCLYSLGRLILRGNNFFSLPASIRFLSKLRSLDLSLCERLQQLPDLPSSANLRVNVDDCTSLRRLSDPSNLRGANVYDFAFSCHNCFRLVEEESWINRIFAMIMRLAPNSDVEGIVWPGSAIPEWFSNQSVGDSITVELPRPPPPQSSCSSNWAGIALCVVLEDSEYLRNQTALVEYDYFKIYSSGGPFATFRVGHLRSQHLWVIYIPRHRSSYWHASSSSQFSFEVHYGAYKSSNRLKTSSNIKKCGARLLYERDFEEFCGILKLPKPNLKSALHVAPMASYNH; this is encoded by the exons ATGGCCTTGAGCACCCAAAGAGCCTCTGCATCTCTTTCGGCTGAATCGGCTCCTCCTCGATGGAAACATGATGTTTTTCAGAGTTTCAGGGGTGCAGACACTCGCAGGGGTTTTATGTCTCATTTAGACCACGAACTGCGGTACtggcaaacaataaaaactttCAAGGACGACCGAGACCTTGAAATAGGAACAACTATTTCTCCGGAGCTGTTGACCGCAATCGAAGAATCACATCTTGCCATCATTGTTCTCTCCCCAAATTACGCTTCTTCCACTTGGTGCTTGGATGAACTCTCAAAGATTCTTGAATGCATGGAAGACACCAAGAGAATTCTGCCAATCTTTTATGACGTGGATCCTTCCGATGTACGAAACCAAAAGGGGAGTTTTGCGGAAGCCTTCACTAAGCATGAAGAAAGGTTTAGTGAAGAAGCAGAGAAGGTGAAGCGGTGGAGAGCTGCTTTAAGAGAAGTTGCCAATCTCTCTGGCTTAGATTCAAAGAATTATAA ATCGGAAGCAGAGCTTATCAAAAATATTGTCAAATGTGTGTGGACGAAAGTGCATCCAACATTCATGTTGTCAGGTTCTCCGGAAAATTTAGTCGGAATTGATTTTGCACTTGAGCAACTACGTTTGCAATTAGCTCCCGAAGAAAATGACGTTCGCTTTATAGGGATATGGGGGATGGGCGGGGTAGGCAAAACAACCCTTGCTAAGCTagtttttgagaaaatttccCATCATTTTGAACTTAGTTCGTTTCTATCTGATGTGAGAGAGGTTTCTGCAAAACATGGTACACTAGTTGCTCTACAAAGACAACTTCTTTTCCCAATCttgaaggaagaaaatattatccgaGTTTGGGATGAAGAGTCGGGAATATTTTTCACTAAGACATATTTATGGAATAAAAAGGTTCTTCTCATCCTTGATGATGTGGATAAATTAAACCAGCTAGAAAAACTGGTTGGAGAGAAAACTTGGTTTGGTGTAGGGAGTAGAATTATCATCACAACTAGAAATGAACGTCTACTAGTTCAGCATGATATAGCGAGACGACATAAGGTCGAGGTATTAAACAATGGACAAGCTCTTAAGCTCTTTAGTCAACATGCCTTTAAGAAAAATCAGTCTGCGGAAGGTTTTCTAGAACTGTCTCAGCGTGTCCTACATTGTGCCAAAGGCCTTCCATTAGCTCTTAAAACTTTGGGGACTTTGTTGTATACGAGAGATCAAGATGCATGGAATAGTGTGTTGCATAATGTAGAGAAAATTCCTAATCCAACAGTTCTTGATTCACTCAAAGTAAGTTATGATGGACTAGaagagatggagaagaaaattttTCTCCATGTTGCATGTTTCCATAAAGGGAAGgataaagagaaaataattgaaatactAGACAGTATCTGGGACATTTCCAGTCTTATTTGGATGGATATTCTTATTGAGAAATCTCTGTtaaccattaaaaaaaacaatttacgCAGTGACACTGTTGAGATGCATGATTTGATACAAGAAATGGCATGGGAAATTATTCGTCAAGAGTCTGTCAATGAGCCTGGTAAATGGAGTTGTTTGTGGCATACCGACAACATTTCTGATATATTCATGAACAACACG gGAACATCCGCAATTGAAGCCATAGTCTTAAGTCGGCCGAAACCAGAAGTGGTACACTGGAATTGTAATAAAGCCTTCTCTAAGACGCCCAAATTGAGGCTTCTTGAATTTGATAATGTGATCTTTTCTTCAGGCCCCAAAGTTCTTCCAAATTCGTTAAGAATTATGCGTTGGAGCTGGTATCTTTCCGAATCACTCACACCAAAATTTTACCCACGCTTCCTTGTTAAACTAGAGATGCGTCATAGCAAACTTGTCCGGATTTGGGATGGAGCAAAG GACTTCCCAAAGTTGAAATATATTGATCTTAGTTACTCTCATAAATTGGCCAGTACCCCAGATTTCACACGCGTTCCTGTTCTTGAGGAATTGAATCTGAAAAGTTGTACGAATTTAATTGAGGTCCACGGGTCTATTGCAGTTCTCAAAAGGTTAAAACGATTGGACCTTAGTGACTGTAAAAGTATCAAGAGTCTCCCAAGTAAAGTGGAAATGGATTCTCTTGAATATTTCAGTCTTTGTGGCTgctcaaaagtgaaaaaactTCCGGAATTTGAGGGACATATGAAAAATTTGTTCAAGCTCATTTTAAATGGTACTGCTGTTGAGCAAATACCTTCATCAATTGACGGTCTGGTTGGCCTCGCTGTAGAGTGTATGTACAGTTACAAAAGTCTCTCGGGTCAAATACTCTATATGCAAAGATCCTCAAAACTTGTCAAACTGCCAGGGGAGATGGAGTGTTTAGAGGAGCTTGAATTAAGTGAAAGTGCTATGAGAGAGCTGCTTGTTATTGCTATGAAGAATAACAAATATCTATCCTTACATCGATCATCAACTTCAAGGGATGACAGTGCATGGTTTAGAATAAGAAAGAGTCACCCTGATCCTGCACCTGACCCTTTGGGTTTGGTGCTGTCTTCTATAAATGGTTTATTCTCTTTGACAAGTTTAGATCTAAGTGATTGTAATATTGGTGAAGGAGTCATTCCCGATTATATTGGCTGCTGCTTGTATTCTTTAGGACGTTTAATACTTAGGGGAAACAATTTCTTTAGCCTTCCTGCGAGCATTAGATTCCTTTCTAAGCTTAGGTCTCTTGACTTGAGTTTGTGCGAAAGGCTTCAGCAATTGCCAGATCTTCCGTCAAGTGCAAACTTACGCGTAAATGTAGACGACTGTACTTCCTTAAGAAGGTTGTCAGATCCATCAAATTTGAGGGGAGCTAATGTGTATGATTTTGCCTTTAGTTGTCATAATTGCTTCAGATTGGTTGAAGAAGAAAGCTGgattaatagaatatttgcAATGATAATGAGATTGGCTCCTAACTCTGACGTTGAG GGAATTGTATGGCCTGGAAGTGCAATTCCAGAGTGGTTCAGTAATCAAAGTGTGGGAGATTCAATTACTGTGGAGTTGCCTCGacctccacctccacaatCATCATGTAGCAGCAACTGGGCCGGGATTGCTTTATGTGTTGTTTTGGAAGATTCTGAATATTTGCGAAATCAAACCGCCCTTGTTGAATAtgattatttcaaaatttattcttCGGGAGGTCCGTTTGCGACTTTTAGAGTCGGGCATCTTAGGTCACAACACCTTTGGGTTATTTATATCCCTCGCCATCGTTCCAGCTACTGGCATGCCTCATCGAGCAGTCAGTTTTCATTCGAAGTACATTATGGTGCATACAAATCTTCCAACAGACTCAAAACAAGCTCCAATATAAAGAAATGTGGGGCCCGTTTGCTGTACGAGAGAGATTTCGAAGAATTCTGCGGAATACTGAAACTCCCCAAGCCCAATTTGAAATCAGCACTACATGTAGCTCCGATGGCTTCGTATAATCATTAA
- the LOC18766885 gene encoding probable phosphoribosylformylglycinamidine synthase, chloroplastic/mitochondrial — protein MAGVREITAAAEFLQGTNRQSLFLHRNSFKGRSHVLWGTVQGRSSELGFANRRGVSLRCRAQEKPRAVVSGGVSSLVDEQSSLVEKPAAEVIHFYRVPLMQESASSELLKTVQTKISNQIVGLKTEQCFNIGLDSQLSSDKLPVLKWLLQETFEPENLGTESFLEKKRQEGLNTVIVEVGPRLSFTTAWSSNAVSICRACGLIEVTRLERSRRYLLFSKGTLQDHQISEFAAMVHDRMTECVYTQKLVSFETSVVLDEVRHVPVMERGRKALEEINQEMGLAFDEQDLQYYTRLFRDEIKRNPTTVELFDIAQSNSEHSRHWFFTGKILIDGQPMDRTLMQIVKSTLQANPNNSVIGFKDNSSAIKGFLVKQMRPVQPGSTCPLNIAIRDLDILFTAETHNFPCAVAPYPGAETGAGGRIRDTHATGRGSFVVASTAGYCVGNLNMEGSYAPWEDPSFTYPSNLASPLQILIDASNGASDYGNKFGEPLIQGYTRTFGMRLPSGDRREWLKPIMFSGGIGQIDHTHISKGEPDIGMLVVKIGGPAYRIGMGGGAASSMVSGQNDAELDFNAVQRGDAEMAQKLYRVVRACIEMGEDNPIISIHDQGAGGNCNVVKEIIYPKGGQIDIRAIVVGDHTMSVLEIWGAEYQEQDAILVKPESRSLLQSICERERVSMAVIGTINGEGRVVLIDSVAIQKCQSSGLPPPPPAVDLELEKVLGDMPQKSFEFHRMADAREPLDIAPGVTVMDSLKRVLRLPSVCSKRFLTSKVDRCVTGLVAQQQTVGPLQIPLSDVAVIAQTFTDLTGGACAIGEQPIKGLLDPKAMARLAVGEALTNLVWAKVTSLSDVKASGNWMYAAKLDGEGAAMYDAAIALSDAMIELGIAIDGGKDSLSMAAHVAGEVIKAPGNLVMSVYCTCPDITKTVTPDLKLGDDGVLLHIDLAKGKRRLGGSALAQVFDQIGNECPDIEDVRYLKRVFEGIQVLLADQLISAGHDISDGGLLVCALEMAFSGNRGITLDLTSHGKGLFQTLFAEELGLIIEVSRENLDLVMEKLSSESISAEILGQVSATPSIELKVDGVTHLNGSTSSLRDLWEETSFQLEKFQRLASCVDLEKEGLKDRHEPLWELSFTPSFTDEKYMSIACKPKVAVIREEGSNGDREMAAAFYAAGFEPWDVTMSDLLNGSISLHEFRGIVFVGGFSYADVLDSAKGWSASIRFNQPLLNQFQEFYKRPDTFSLGVCNGCQLMALLGWVPGPQVGGVLGGGGDPSQPRFIHNESGRFECRFTSVTIKDSPAIMFRGMEGSTLGVWAAHGEGRAYFPDDGVLDRVLHSKLAPVRYCDDDGNETELYPFNLNGSPLGVAAICSPDGRHLAMMPHPERCFLMWQFPWYPQQWDVDKKGPSPWLRMFQNAREWCS, from the exons ATGGCTGGTGTTCGGGAAATAACGGCTGCTGCTGAATTCTTACAA GGTACCAATAGGCAGAGCCTGTTTTTGCATAGAAATTCTTTTAAAGGAAGAAGCCATGTGCTTTGGGGCACGGTTCAGGGTCGAAGTTCAGAATTGGGTTTTGCTAATAGGAGAGGTGTTTCATTGAGGTGTCGTGCACAAGAAAAGCCCAGAGCGGTTGTTTCTGGTGGTGTGAGCAGTTTGGTAGATGAGCAATCAAGCTTGGTTGAGAAGCCTGCTGCGGAAGTTATTCATTTTTATCGGGTCCCGCTTATGCAGGAGAGTGCTTCATCTGAGCTTCTCAAGACAGTTCagacaaaaatttcaaatcagaTAGTTGGTTTGAAAACTGAGCAGTGTTTCAACATTGGGCTCGATTCGCAGCTTTCTAGTGACAAGCTTCCGGTTCTTAAGTGGCTTCTTCAGGAGACTTTTGAGCCTGAGAATTTGGGGACTGAGAGctttcttgaaaagaaaaggcaggAAGGACTGAATACAGTCATTGTTGAGGTTGGGCCTCGGTTGTCATTTACAACAGCCTGGTCTTCCAATGCTGTCTCAATTTGTCGAGCATGTGGATTGATAGAGGTGACTCGTTTGGAACGGTCAAGGAGGTACTTGTTGTTCAGTAAGGGAACACTACAAGATCATCAAATTAGTGAGTTTGCTGCAATGGTTCATGATCGGATGACTGAGTGTGTGTATACTCAGAAGCTTGTTTCATTTGAAACGAGTGTAGTTTTGGACGAAGTTCGTCATGTACCTGTCATGGAGAGAGGTCGGAAGGCATTGGAGGAGATAAATCAGGAAATGGGTTTAGCATTTGATGAGCAAGATCTCCAATACTACACTAGGCTATTCAGGGACGAAATCAAGCGGAATCCAACAACAGTTGAACTGTTTGATATTGCACAATCCAACAGCGAGCATAGCAGACACTGGTTTTTTACTGGTAAAATTCTTATAGATGGACAACCTATGGATAGAACTCTAATGCAGATTGTGAAGAGCACTTTGCAGGCAAACCCAAACAATTCTGTGATTGGGTTCAAGGATAACTCAAGTGCAATCAAGGGCTTTCTGGTGAAACAAATGCGACCAGTTCAGCCAGGTTCAACATGTCCGTTGAACATAGCTATTCGGGACCttgatattttatttactgcCGAGACACATAATTTCCCATGTGCTGTAGCCCCTTACCCTGGTGCAGAGACAGGTGCAGGGGGTCGAATTAGGGATACCCATGCAACTGGAAGAGGGTCTTTTGTTGTAGCATCTACAGCTGGTTATTGTGTTGGGAATCTCAATATGGAGGGCTCTTATGCACCTTGGGAAGATCCATCTTTTACATATCCATCAAATTTGGCTTCACCTCTGCAGATACTCATAGATGCTAGCAATGGTGCATCGGACTATGGAAACAAATTTGGTGAGCCCTTGATTCAGGGCTACACTAGGACATTTGGAATGAGACTCCCAAGTGGTGATAGACGAGAATGGttgaagccaatcatgttTAGTGGGGGCATTGGGCAGATTGATCACACCCATATATCAAAGGGAGAGCCTGACATTGGAATGTTGGTTGTAAAGATTGGAGGCCCTGCTTATCGGATTGGAATGGGGGGTGGGGCTGCATCAAGCATGGTTAGTGGCCAGAATGATGCGGAGCTTGATTTCAATGCTGTACAGCGTGGAGATGCGGAGATGGCACAAAAACTTTATCGTGTGGTTCGTGCCTGCATAGAGATGGGGGAGGATAACCCAATCATTAGCATTCATGATCAAGGAGCTGGTGGAAACTGCAACGTTGTTAAGGAAATTATATACCCAAAGGGTGGCCAGATTGACATCCGGGCAATTGTGGTTGGTGATCACACAATGTCTGTCTTGGAGATATGGGGTGCAGAATATCAGGAGCAAGATGCAATCTTGGTGAAGCCTGAAAGCCGCAgcctcttgcaatcaatatgtGAAAGAGAAAGGGTTTCTATGGCCGTAATTGGAACAATAAATGGTGAGGGGCGTGTTGTTTTAATTGATAGCGTAGCCATTCAGAAGTGTCAATCCAGTGGActccctccccctccccctgCAGTCGATTTGGAGCTTGAGAAAGTACTTGGTGATATGCCACAAAAAAGTTTTGAATTCCACCGGATGGCAGATGCACGAGAGCCACTTGATATTGCACCTGGAGTCACAGTGATGGATTCTCTTAAGAGGGTATTGAGACTTCCATCTGTTTGTTCAAAACGCTTCTTGACATCAAAAGTAGACAGGTGTGTTACAGGTCTTGTAGCACAGCAGCAAACTGTGGGCCCCCTGCAAATTCCACTTTCTGATGTTGCTGTAATCGCTCAGACTTTTACTGACTTGACTGGAGGTGCATGTGCCATTGGGGAGCAGCCAATTAAAGGTTTGCTGGATCCAAAAGCAATGGCGAGATTGGCCGTTGGAGAAGCACTGACAAATCTTGTTTGGGCAAAGGTCACTTCTCTGTCTGATGTTAAAGCAAGTGGAAATTGGATGTATGCGGCCAAGCTTGATGGGGAAGGAGCAGCTATGTATGATGCTGCTATAGCTCTATCAGATGCTATGATTGAACTTGGCATTGCTATTGATGGCGGGAAGGACAGTCTTTCCATGGCAGCTCATGTTGCAGGTGAGGTTATTAAGGCTCCTGGCAATCTTGTAATGAGTGTATATTGTACTTGTCCTGACATAACAAAAACAGTAACCCCCGATTTAAAGCTCGGGGATGATGGCGTGCTGCTTCACATTGATTTGGCAAAGGGAAAGCGGAGGTTAGGTGGGTCTGCTCTTGCTCAGGTTTTTGACCAAATTGGGAATGAGTGTCCTGACATTGAGGATGTTCGTTATCTTAAGCGAGTTTTTGAAGGAATTCAGGTCCTTCTTGCTGACCAATTGATCTCTGCTGGTCATGATATTAGTGATGGTGGGCTATTGGTCTGTGCCCTTGAAATGGCATTTTCTGGGAATCGTGGCATTACCTTGGACTTGACTTCACATGGGAAGGGCCTATTCCAAACACTTTTCGCTGAAGAACTTGGTCTGATTATCGAGGTAAGCAGGGAAAACTTGGATTTGGTAATGGAAAAACTAAGCAGTGAAAGTATTTCTGCTGAGATCCTTGGACAAGTTAGTGCCACACCCTCAATAGAATTAAAGGTTGATGGGGTAACACATTTGAATGGGAGTACTTCTTCCCTGAGGGACTTGTGGGAGGAAACTAGTTTTCAGCTggaaaaatttcaaagattgGCTTCTTGTGTGGATCTAGAGAAAGAAGGGTTGAAAGATAGGCATGAGCCTTTGTGGGAATTGTCTTTCACTCCCTCTTTCACAGATGAAAAGTATATGAGCATTGCATGCAAACCCAAAGTGGCTGTAATTCGAGAAGAAGGCAGCAACGGGGACAGAGAAATGGCTGCAGCATTTTATGCTGCTGGTTTTGAAccgtgggatgttacaatgtCAGACCTTCTTAATGGATCCATATCACTGCATGAATTCCGTGGAATTGTGTTTGTTGGAGGTTTTAGCTACGCTGATGTGCTCGATTCTGCAAAGGGTTGGTCTGCTTCCATTCGATTTAATCAGCCCCTTCTAAATCAATTTCAGGAGTTTTACAAGCGACCAGACACTTTTAGTCTTGGTGTTTGCAATGGCTGTCAGCTTATGGCTCTTTTGGGGTGGGTTCCAGGTCCTCAAGTTGGTGGAGTGTTAGGTGGTGGTGGCGACCCTTCACAACCCAGGTTCATTCACAATGAGTCGGGACGGTTTGAATGCCGGTTCACCAGTGTGACAATAAAGGACTCGCCAGCTATAATGTTTAGAGGAATGGAGGGCAGTACATTAGGTGTGTGGGCTGCCCATGGTGAGGGAAGAGCATATTTCCCTGATGACGGTGTTCTTGATCGTGTGCTACACTCAAAGTTGGCACCAGTAAGATattgtgatgatgatggtaACGAGACAGAACTTTACCCTTTCAACCTCAATGGCTCTCCCTTGGGAGTCGCGGCAATTTGTTCTCCAGATGGGAGGCATCTTGCGATGATGCCTCATCCAGAGCGTTGCTTCTTAATGTGGCAATTCCCATGGTATCCCCAGCAGTGGGATGTGGACAAGAAAGGCCCTAGCCCATGGTTGCGGATGTTCCAGAATGCCAGAGAGTGGTGTTCTTAA